In Modestobacter versicolor, a single genomic region encodes these proteins:
- the xylB gene encoding xylulokinase codes for MTLVAGVDSSTQSCKVVVRDAETGALVREGRAPHPDGTEVDPAAWAAALQTAIGEAGGFADVAAVAVGGQQHGMVCLDEDGEVVRPALLWNDTRSARAATDLTAELGGGQAWADAVGLVPVASFTVTKLRWLAEHEPASAARTAAVCLPHDWLTWQLAGTPGLDALVTDRGDASGTGYWSPLTEEYRPDLLERAFGRRPVLPRVLGPAERAGVVAGGALGADGGAVLGPGTGDNAAAALGINAEPGDVVVSIGTSGVVSTVSTTPSSDPSGTVAGFADATGNFLPLAVTLNAARVLDATARLLGVDHDELSRLALSAPAGAGGLVLVPYLEGERTPDRPHSTGALHGLTLATADPAHLARAAVEGLLCGLADGLEAIAALGNPVRRVFLVGGGARSEAVRRLAPAVLGVPVLVPPPGEYVADGAARQAAWVLAGGSTPPVWPATSTETYQADPVPHVRERYAEVRDLTADRS; via the coding sequence ATGACACTGGTGGCCGGGGTCGACTCGTCGACCCAGTCGTGCAAGGTCGTGGTGCGGGACGCCGAGACCGGCGCCCTGGTCCGGGAGGGCCGCGCCCCGCACCCCGACGGCACGGAGGTCGACCCGGCCGCCTGGGCCGCGGCGCTGCAGACGGCGATCGGCGAGGCCGGGGGCTTCGCCGACGTCGCTGCCGTGGCCGTCGGCGGGCAGCAGCACGGGATGGTCTGCCTCGACGAGGACGGCGAGGTGGTGCGCCCGGCGCTGCTGTGGAACGACACCCGGTCGGCCCGGGCCGCCACCGACCTGACCGCCGAGCTCGGCGGCGGGCAGGCCTGGGCCGACGCGGTCGGGCTGGTCCCGGTCGCGTCGTTCACCGTCACCAAGCTGCGCTGGCTGGCCGAGCACGAGCCGGCCAGCGCCGCGCGGACGGCGGCGGTCTGCCTGCCGCACGACTGGCTGACCTGGCAGCTGGCCGGCACACCGGGCCTCGATGCCCTGGTCACCGACCGCGGCGACGCCAGCGGCACCGGCTACTGGTCGCCGCTGACCGAGGAGTACCGGCCCGACCTGCTGGAGCGGGCGTTCGGCCGCAGGCCCGTGCTGCCCCGGGTGCTCGGCCCGGCCGAGCGGGCCGGGGTGGTCGCCGGCGGGGCCCTGGGCGCCGACGGGGGAGCGGTCCTCGGCCCGGGCACCGGCGACAACGCCGCCGCGGCGCTGGGGATCAACGCCGAGCCCGGCGACGTCGTCGTCTCGATCGGCACCTCGGGGGTCGTCTCCACCGTCTCCACCACCCCGAGCTCCGACCCGTCGGGCACCGTCGCCGGGTTCGCCGACGCGACGGGCAACTTCCTGCCGCTGGCGGTCACCCTCAACGCGGCGCGGGTGCTCGACGCCACCGCCCGGCTGCTGGGCGTCGACCACGACGAGCTGTCCCGGCTGGCGCTCAGCGCGCCGGCCGGCGCCGGCGGGCTGGTGCTGGTGCCCTACCTGGAGGGCGAGCGGACCCCGGACCGCCCGCACTCCACCGGGGCGCTGCACGGCCTCACCCTGGCCACCGCCGACCCGGCGCACCTGGCCCGGGCCGCCGTCGAGGGCCTGCTGTGCGGGCTCGCCGACGGGCTGGAGGCGATCGCGGCCCTGGGCAACCCGGTCCGCCGGGTGTTCCTGGTCGGCGGTGGCGCCCGCTCGGAGGCGGTCCGCCGGCTGGCCCCCGCCGTCCTGGGGGTGCCGGTGCTCGTCCCGCCGCCGGGGGAGTACGTCGCCGACGGCGCCGCCCGGCAGGCGGCCTGGGTGCTCGCCGGCGGCAGCACGCCGCCGGTGTGGCCGGCGACCAGCACCGAGACCTACCAGGCCGACCCCGTGCCGCACGTGCGGGAGCGGTACGCCGAGGTCCGCGACCTGACCGCGGACCGCAGCTGA
- a CDS encoding aldose 1-epimerase family protein, whose product MSVLPTGEQYVLRSADAEAVVVEVGGGLRTYRSAGRDLLDGFGEREMAGNARGHVLAPWPNRLRDGRFRWDGEDHETPLSEPETGNAIHGLVRYAPWRVVDRTSDSVRLEHLLHPQPGYPWTLRLQVGYELSPAGLRVRTTATNEGDVPLPYGEGHHPYLAAGVGLHVDDCTLVAPGATRLETDERALPTGADKVEGTPYDLREGRLIGDLVIDHCFTDLERDADGLAWVRLTGPDGRGTAVWMDGAYSHLQLFTGDVVPEPRRRQGLAVEPMTCPPNAFATGESVIRLEPGESTTGTWGLAPLG is encoded by the coding sequence GTGAGCGTGCTGCCCACCGGCGAGCAGTACGTGCTGCGCAGCGCCGACGCGGAGGCCGTCGTCGTCGAGGTCGGCGGCGGCCTGCGCACCTACCGGTCGGCCGGCCGCGACCTGCTCGACGGCTTCGGCGAGCGGGAGATGGCCGGCAACGCGCGCGGGCACGTCCTCGCGCCCTGGCCCAACCGGCTGCGCGACGGCCGCTTCCGCTGGGACGGCGAGGATCACGAGACCCCGCTGTCGGAGCCGGAGACCGGCAACGCCATCCACGGACTGGTCCGCTACGCGCCCTGGCGGGTCGTCGACCGGACCAGCGACTCGGTGCGGCTGGAGCACCTGCTGCACCCGCAGCCCGGCTACCCCTGGACGCTGCGGCTGCAGGTCGGCTACGAGCTCTCGCCGGCCGGGCTGCGAGTGCGGACCACGGCCACCAACGAGGGCGACGTCCCGCTGCCCTACGGCGAGGGGCACCACCCCTACCTCGCCGCCGGGGTCGGCCTGCACGTCGACGACTGCACGCTGGTCGCGCCCGGCGCGACCCGGCTGGAGACCGACGAGCGGGCGCTGCCCACCGGGGCGGACAAGGTCGAGGGCACGCCCTACGACCTGCGCGAGGGCCGGCTCATCGGCGACCTGGTCATCGACCACTGCTTCACCGACCTCGAGCGGGACGCCGACGGGCTGGCCTGGGTGCGGCTGACCGGGCCCGACGGCCGGGGCACCGCGGTCTGGATGGACGGCGCCTACAGCCACCTGCAGCTGTTCACCGGCGACGTGGTGCCCGAGCCGCGCCGCCGGCAGGGCCTGGCCGTCGAGCCGATGACCTGCCCGCCGAACGCGTTCGCGACCGGTGAGTCGGTGATCCGGCTGGAGCCGGGGGAGTCGACGACCGGCACGTGGGGCCTCGCGCCGCTGGGCTGA
- a CDS encoding carbohydrate ABC transporter permease: MAVTGRERPSGWYLAPAVTFFGVFAVLPMVLVVYLSFTDWDGFGFPALSGAGNWSRLVEDGQVWSSLRLTLVFMVLGWVVQTPIALVIGVWAAGRQRNRAVLSAIFFLPVLLSTAAIALLWNSVFDPNFGLTEQIPLLRDINFLGDSSVVIYAVAWVLTWQYVPFHTLLYQSAARGIPVSIYEAATIDGAGRYKQFFRITLPLLRYTVITSTVLMLVGSVTTFDTILILTGGGPGTATRIAPLYMYITGFSGYEFGYASAIAVILVVLGAALSLAVTRLTGFRAMTSQQEGL, encoded by the coding sequence ATGGCAGTCACGGGACGAGAGCGTCCTTCCGGCTGGTACCTGGCGCCGGCGGTGACCTTCTTCGGGGTGTTCGCCGTCCTGCCGATGGTGCTCGTCGTCTACCTCAGCTTCACCGACTGGGACGGCTTCGGCTTCCCGGCGCTGTCCGGGGCGGGCAACTGGTCCCGCCTCGTCGAGGACGGCCAGGTGTGGAGCTCGCTGAGGCTGACGCTCGTGTTCATGGTCCTCGGCTGGGTCGTCCAGACCCCGATCGCACTCGTGATCGGGGTCTGGGCGGCCGGCCGGCAGCGCAACCGGGCAGTGCTGAGCGCGATCTTCTTCCTGCCGGTGCTGCTGTCCACCGCGGCCATCGCGCTGCTGTGGAACTCGGTGTTCGACCCCAACTTCGGGCTCACCGAGCAGATCCCGCTGCTGCGGGACATCAACTTCCTGGGCGACTCCAGCGTCGTCATCTACGCGGTGGCGTGGGTGCTCACCTGGCAGTACGTCCCGTTCCACACGCTGCTCTACCAGAGCGCCGCCCGCGGCATCCCGGTCTCGATCTACGAGGCCGCGACCATCGACGGGGCCGGCCGCTACAAGCAGTTCTTCCGGATCACCCTGCCGCTGCTGCGCTACACGGTGATCACCTCGACCGTGCTGATGCTGGTCGGCTCGGTGACCACCTTCGACACGATCCTGATCCTGACCGGGGGCGGCCCGGGCACGGCCACCCGCATCGCGCCGCTGTACATGTACATCACCGGCTTCAGCGGGTACGAGTTCGGCTACGCCAGCGCCATCGCCGTGATCCTGGTGGTGCTCGGTGCCGCGCTGTCCCTCGCCGTCACCCGGCTCACCGGCTTCCGCGCCATGACCAGCCAGCAGGAGGGCCTGTGA
- the xylA gene encoding xylose isomerase, with translation MSTLQPTPEDKFTFGLWTVGWPARDPFGDATRADVDVVESVHRLAEMGAYGVTFHDDDVIPFGSDTAKRDEHIKRFRAAIDETGLVVPMVTTNLFTHPVFKEGGLTANDREVRRYAMRKVMRNMDLAAELGAQTYVLWGGREGAEVDMAKDLIAALDRYAEAIDTLAAYSEARGYGLRFALEPKPNEPRGDIFLPTIGHALGFIAKLEHSHLVGLNPETGHEQMANLNFTHGIAEAIWAGKLFHIDLNGQHGPKFDQDLVFGHGDLLQAFSTVDLLENGGLAGGPAYEGPRHFDYKPLRTEDMDGVWRSAAANMRTYLLLKERAAAFRADPEVQEALAAARVPELRTSTLAEGETFEDLLADRSSFEDLDVPAVAARGAGVVRVDQLMIEHLLGAR, from the coding sequence ATGAGCACCCTGCAGCCGACCCCCGAGGACAAGTTCACCTTCGGCCTGTGGACCGTGGGCTGGCCGGCGCGCGACCCCTTCGGTGACGCCACCCGGGCCGACGTCGACGTGGTCGAGTCGGTGCACCGGCTCGCGGAGATGGGCGCCTACGGCGTCACCTTCCACGACGACGACGTCATCCCCTTCGGCAGCGACACCGCCAAGCGGGACGAGCACATCAAGCGCTTCCGCGCCGCGATCGACGAGACCGGCCTGGTCGTCCCGATGGTGACGACGAACCTGTTCACCCACCCGGTGTTCAAGGAGGGCGGGCTCACCGCCAACGACCGCGAGGTCCGCCGCTACGCGATGCGCAAGGTCATGCGGAACATGGACCTGGCCGCCGAGCTGGGGGCGCAGACCTACGTGCTGTGGGGCGGCCGCGAGGGCGCCGAGGTCGACATGGCCAAGGACCTCATCGCCGCGCTGGACCGCTACGCCGAGGCCATCGACACCCTGGCCGCCTACTCCGAGGCCCGCGGCTACGGCCTCCGCTTCGCGCTGGAGCCCAAGCCCAACGAGCCCCGCGGCGACATCTTCCTGCCCACCATCGGGCACGCGCTGGGCTTCATCGCCAAGCTCGAGCACTCGCACCTGGTGGGCCTCAACCCCGAGACCGGGCACGAGCAGATGGCCAACCTGAACTTCACCCACGGCATCGCCGAGGCGATCTGGGCCGGCAAGCTCTTCCACATCGACCTCAACGGCCAGCACGGCCCGAAGTTCGACCAGGACCTGGTGTTCGGCCACGGTGACCTGCTGCAGGCCTTCTCCACCGTCGACCTGCTGGAGAACGGCGGCCTCGCCGGCGGCCCGGCCTACGAGGGCCCGCGGCACTTCGACTACAAGCCGCTGCGCACCGAGGACATGGACGGCGTGTGGCGCTCGGCCGCGGCCAACATGCGCACCTACCTGCTGCTCAAGGAGCGGGCCGCGGCCTTCCGCGCCGACCCCGAGGTGCAGGAGGCGCTCGCCGCCGCCCGCGTGCCGGAGCTGCGCACCAGCACGCTGGCCGAGGGCGAGACCTTCGAGGACCTGCTGGCCGACCGCTCGTCCTTCGAGGACCTCGACGTCCCGGCCGTGGCCGCGCGCGGTGCCGGCGTGGTCCGGGTCGACCAGCTGATGATCGAGCACCTGCTCGGCGCCCGCTGA
- a CDS encoding ROK family protein, with the protein MTQRLAAVPSGARQSTLRTTNLGLVLRTVCASPTPTSRSEIAAATGMTRATAARLADELVAGGLLDEVDRDAVEPDALPRRGRPATPLLPGARFAALGLQVDAGLVAARVLDLRGRTVAERVEQGDFRGSDPAVTFARLGEVTADVLAGLPADLRLVGGGLALPGLVDEGAGVLLRAPNLGWSDLPTADLLARCVPAGLDVALGNEADLAARTVAAEAPGRAGPHRDFLYLSGQIGIGGAVVLDGRVVTGSSGWAGEVGHVCVDPDGPPCTCGSTGCLELYAGRHALLRAAGLPLDVAPGQLAELARSGDPAATGAVESGAWALAVALAGVVNVVGIPTVALGGHLAELAELLRPALEGHLASRVLSARWRRPRIVGVQGPPAAGAGGAALRALDVVLADPARRLA; encoded by the coding sequence GTGACGCAGCGACTGGCCGCAGTGCCCAGCGGGGCCCGGCAGTCGACGCTGCGCACCACGAACCTGGGGCTGGTGCTGCGCACGGTCTGCGCCTCGCCGACCCCGACCTCGCGGTCGGAGATCGCCGCGGCGACCGGGATGACCCGGGCGACGGCGGCCCGGCTGGCCGACGAGCTGGTGGCCGGTGGCCTGCTCGACGAGGTCGACCGCGACGCCGTGGAGCCCGACGCCCTCCCCCGCCGCGGCCGGCCGGCCACCCCGCTGCTGCCCGGGGCGCGGTTCGCCGCGCTGGGCCTGCAGGTGGATGCCGGCCTGGTCGCGGCGCGGGTGCTCGACCTGCGCGGCCGCACCGTGGCCGAGCGGGTCGAGCAGGGCGACTTCCGCGGCAGCGACCCGGCGGTCACGTTCGCCCGGCTGGGCGAGGTGACCGCCGACGTCCTGGCGGGCCTGCCGGCGGACCTGCGCCTGGTGGGCGGCGGGCTGGCCCTGCCCGGGCTGGTCGACGAGGGCGCCGGGGTGCTGCTCCGCGCCCCCAACCTCGGCTGGTCCGACCTGCCCACCGCCGACCTGCTGGCCCGGTGCGTGCCCGCCGGGCTGGACGTGGCGCTGGGCAACGAGGCCGACCTGGCCGCCCGCACCGTCGCCGCGGAGGCGCCCGGCCGGGCGGGCCCGCACCGCGACTTCCTCTACCTCTCCGGGCAGATCGGCATCGGTGGGGCCGTCGTGCTCGACGGCCGGGTGGTGACCGGCAGCTCCGGCTGGGCCGGCGAGGTCGGCCACGTCTGCGTCGACCCCGACGGGCCGCCCTGCACCTGCGGGTCCACCGGCTGCCTCGAGCTCTACGCCGGACGGCACGCCCTGCTCCGCGCCGCCGGCCTGCCGCTGGACGTGGCCCCCGGTCAGCTGGCCGAGCTGGCCCGCTCCGGCGACCCCGCGGCGACCGGTGCGGTGGAGAGCGGGGCGTGGGCCCTCGCGGTGGCCCTGGCCGGGGTGGTCAACGTCGTCGGCATCCCGACCGTGGCCCTCGGCGGGCACCTGGCCGAGCTGGCCGAGCTGCTGCGCCCGGCCCTGGAGGGGCACCTGGCGAGCCGGGTGCTCTCCGCCCGCTGGCGCCGGCCGCGGATCGTCGGCGTCCAGGGCCCACCCGCGGCCGGCGCCGGTGGCGCCGCGCTGCGCGCGCTGGACGTCGTCCTGGCCGACCCGGCACGCCGGCTGGCCTGA
- the aroH gene encoding chorismate mutase — translation MAVRAIRGATQVVADDRDEVLGATRELVSTVLERNELDPADLISILFTATPDLVSEFPALAARELGLGDVPLMCATEIAVPHALPRVLRLMAHVETPKARADVQHVYLRGAVALRQDIAQ, via the coding sequence GTGGCCGTCCGAGCCATCCGGGGTGCGACGCAGGTGGTCGCCGACGACCGCGACGAGGTGCTGGGTGCCACGCGCGAGCTGGTCAGCACCGTCCTGGAGCGCAACGAGCTCGACCCGGCGGACCTGATCAGCATCCTGTTCACCGCCACCCCCGACCTGGTGTCGGAGTTCCCCGCGCTGGCCGCGCGCGAGCTCGGTCTCGGTGACGTCCCGCTGATGTGCGCCACCGAGATCGCCGTCCCGCACGCCCTGCCCCGGGTGCTGCGGCTGATGGCGCACGTCGAGACGCCGAAGGCCCGCGCCGACGTGCAGCACGTGTACCTGCGCGGTGCCGTGGCCCTGCGGCAGGACATCGCCCAGTGA
- a CDS encoding ABC transporter ATP-binding protein, which produces MASVTYDHATRRYPGSDRPAVDALDLSVEDGEFLVLVGPSGCGKSTSLRMLAGLEEVDGGSIRIGGTDVTDVPAKDRDIAMVFQNYALYPHMTVADNMGFALKMAKVGKDEITTRVKEAARLLDLEPYLDRKPKALSGGQRQRVAMGRAIVRSPQVFLMDEPLSNLDAKLRVQTRTQIAQLQRRLQVTTVYVTHDQVEAMTMGDRVAVLKDGLLMQVGKPRELYDQPKNVFVAGFIGSPAMNLFTLDQVDGGVSFGDDVYPVSRDVLGRTSDRQVTLGVRPEDLEVSGHGLPIEVDVVEELGADAYVYGRTKVGDGEHQIIARVDGRRPPAKGETFHVTPRRGHVHLFDVGSGERLG; this is translated from the coding sequence ATGGCGTCTGTCACCTACGACCACGCGACCCGCCGCTACCCCGGCAGCGACCGCCCCGCGGTCGACGCGCTGGACCTGAGCGTCGAGGACGGCGAGTTCCTGGTCCTGGTCGGCCCGTCCGGCTGCGGCAAGTCCACGTCGCTGCGGATGCTGGCCGGGCTCGAGGAGGTCGACGGCGGGTCGATCCGGATCGGCGGCACCGACGTCACCGACGTCCCGGCCAAGGACCGCGACATCGCGATGGTGTTCCAGAACTACGCGCTGTACCCGCACATGACCGTCGCGGACAACATGGGCTTCGCGCTCAAGATGGCCAAGGTCGGCAAGGACGAGATCACCACCCGGGTCAAGGAGGCCGCGCGGCTCCTGGACCTCGAGCCCTACCTGGACCGCAAGCCCAAGGCGCTGTCCGGTGGGCAACGGCAGCGGGTGGCCATGGGCCGGGCGATCGTGCGCAGCCCGCAGGTGTTCCTGATGGACGAGCCGCTGTCCAACCTGGACGCCAAGCTGCGGGTGCAGACCCGCACCCAGATCGCCCAGCTGCAGCGCCGCCTGCAGGTCACCACGGTCTACGTCACCCACGACCAGGTCGAGGCGATGACCATGGGCGACCGGGTGGCCGTGCTCAAGGACGGGCTGCTGATGCAGGTCGGCAAGCCCCGCGAGCTCTACGACCAGCCGAAGAACGTCTTCGTGGCCGGCTTCATCGGCTCGCCCGCGATGAACCTCTTCACCCTCGACCAGGTCGACGGCGGCGTCTCCTTCGGCGACGACGTCTACCCGGTCTCGCGCGACGTGCTGGGCCGCACCAGCGACCGCCAGGTCACCCTGGGCGTGCGCCCGGAGGACCTCGAGGTGTCCGGCCACGGCCTGCCGATCGAGGTCGACGTCGTCGAGGAGCTCGGCGCGGACGCCTACGTCTACGGGCGCACCAAGGTCGGCGACGGCGAGCACCAGATCATCGCCCGCGTCGACGGCCGCCGTCCCCCGGCCAAGGGCGAGACCTTCCACGTCACGCCGCGCCGCGGGCACGTGCACCTGTTCGACGTCGGCAGCGGGGAGCGGCTCGGGTGA
- the cmk gene encoding (d)CMP kinase codes for MSGQFRGQVTLDGPSGTGKSSVARAVATQLGAAYLDTGAMYRAATVAVLDAGVDLSDAEAIARAVSAADIQVGTTADAELVTVDGVDVAERIRGAEVTRTVSPVSAVPAVRRLLVDRQRALVAEAHAVVVEGRDIGTVVLPDATLKIYLTAAPEARAERRAGQLGVTDPGRIAEIAADLRRRDEYDSSRADSPLRPAADAVVVDSTGLDREAVVERVLELARTAVGEPA; via the coding sequence GTGAGCGGGCAGTTCCGCGGTCAGGTCACCCTCGACGGGCCGTCGGGCACCGGCAAGTCCAGCGTCGCCCGCGCCGTGGCCACCCAGCTCGGCGCGGCCTACCTGGACACCGGCGCGATGTACCGGGCGGCCACCGTCGCCGTGCTGGACGCCGGCGTCGACCTCTCCGACGCCGAGGCCATCGCCCGCGCCGTCTCCGCCGCCGACATCCAGGTGGGGACGACGGCCGACGCCGAGCTGGTGACGGTCGACGGCGTCGACGTGGCCGAGCGGATCCGGGGCGCCGAGGTGACCCGCACCGTGTCACCGGTCTCCGCGGTCCCGGCCGTGCGCCGGCTGCTGGTCGACCGGCAGCGGGCGCTCGTCGCCGAGGCCCACGCCGTCGTCGTCGAGGGCCGCGACATCGGCACCGTCGTGCTGCCCGACGCCACGCTCAAGATCTACCTGACCGCCGCTCCCGAGGCGCGCGCCGAACGGCGGGCCGGCCAGCTCGGGGTCACCGACCCCGGCCGGATCGCCGAGATCGCCGCCGACCTGCGCCGCCGGGACGAGTACGACAGCAGCCGGGCCGACAGCCCGCTGCGCCCAGCTGCCGACGCCGTGGTCGTCGACAGCACCGGGCTTGACCGCGAGGCCGTCGTCGAGCGCGTGCTCGAGCTGGCCCGCACAGCAGTAGGAGAGCCCGCATGA
- a CDS encoding carbohydrate ABC transporter permease: MSLTQSGVPTALVPASTDPAGPVTGRRRRKVGRERPNWLAGVLSVFWLVLVLVPLYYLVNGSFRTRQDYLRDNPLAPPGNPTLENYESVFTGGFGRYFLNNIIVTVGTVAIVVALVVPAAYAVARNASPLVQRGFSVMLIGLAVPAQATIIPVFLLINQMRLYDTLLAVILPTAAFALPVAMLVMTNSLRDIPNELYEAQTLDGAGAFGTLRNLVLPLAKPAITTVVVFTAMNAWNGFLFPLVLTQSADQRTLTLGLTTFQSQFGTNVPGLLAAVTLSLLPIFAVYLVGRRYLLGGLTAGFGK, from the coding sequence GTGAGCCTCACCCAGTCCGGCGTCCCGACGGCCCTGGTGCCGGCCTCGACCGACCCCGCCGGGCCGGTCACCGGCCGGCGGCGCCGCAAGGTCGGCCGCGAGCGGCCCAACTGGCTGGCCGGCGTGCTGTCGGTCTTCTGGCTGGTCCTCGTCCTGGTGCCGCTGTACTACCTGGTCAACGGCAGCTTCCGCACCCGCCAGGACTACCTGCGCGACAACCCGCTGGCCCCGCCCGGCAACCCGACGCTGGAGAACTACGAGTCGGTCTTCACCGGGGGCTTCGGCCGCTACTTCCTGAACAACATCATCGTCACCGTGGGCACGGTCGCGATCGTGGTCGCGCTCGTGGTCCCGGCGGCCTACGCGGTGGCGCGGAACGCCAGCCCGCTGGTCCAGCGCGGCTTCTCGGTCATGCTGATCGGCCTGGCGGTGCCGGCCCAGGCGACGATCATCCCGGTCTTCCTGCTGATCAACCAGATGCGGCTCTACGACACCCTGCTGGCGGTCATCCTGCCGACGGCCGCGTTCGCGCTGCCGGTGGCGATGCTGGTGATGACCAACAGCCTCCGCGACATCCCCAACGAGCTGTACGAGGCGCAGACCCTCGACGGCGCCGGTGCCTTCGGGACGCTGCGCAACCTGGTCCTGCCGCTGGCCAAGCCGGCGATCACCACCGTCGTGGTCTTCACCGCGATGAACGCCTGGAACGGGTTCCTCTTCCCCCTGGTGCTCACCCAGTCGGCCGACCAGCGCACCCTGACCCTGGGCCTGACGACGTTCCAGAGCCAGTTCGGCACCAACGTGCCGGGGCTGCTCGCCGCCGTCACGCTGTCCCTGCTGCCGATCTTCGCGGTCTACCTCGTGGGCCGGCGCTACCTGCTGGGCGGGCTCACCGCCGGCTTCGGCAAGTAG
- a CDS encoding extracellular solute-binding protein — protein sequence MWALQDTTLNPIEQASIDRFNETSDVGEVELQTFGNDPYKQRLRTAINSANAPDVFFNWGGGNLKEYVDAGKIEDLTPMLDENPELRDAFLPSVLAGAEIDGKQYGLPMRGVQPVLLFNNKEVLASAGITESPATWDQLLQDVEALKAKGITPIALAGSQSWTELMWAEYLLDRVGGPEVFQNIRDGKNGGWEQPEVLEAMTMLKQLIDAGAFGDDFASVGYDVGGASTILAEGQAGFHLMGSWEFTNQLGQSPDFVNAGNLGYGPFPAVEGGAGDPSNLVGNVSNFYSVTKDSDNKDAALEYVRTALTDEDYVTDLVEAGDVMPITGVRDQLAAGDNADYTTTIYDQVAEAANFQLSWDQDLQSDVATKMLTELQNFFLGEQTPEGFVSALAG from the coding sequence GTGTGGGCCCTCCAGGACACGACCCTCAACCCGATCGAGCAGGCCTCGATCGACCGCTTCAACGAGACCTCCGACGTCGGCGAGGTGGAGCTGCAGACGTTCGGCAACGACCCGTACAAGCAGCGGCTGCGCACGGCGATCAACTCGGCCAACGCCCCCGACGTCTTCTTCAACTGGGGTGGCGGCAACCTCAAGGAGTACGTCGACGCGGGCAAGATCGAGGACCTGACCCCGATGCTCGACGAGAACCCCGAGCTCCGCGACGCCTTCCTGCCCAGCGTGCTCGCCGGTGCCGAGATCGACGGCAAGCAGTACGGCCTGCCGATGCGCGGCGTCCAGCCGGTCCTGCTGTTCAACAACAAGGAGGTGCTGGCCTCGGCCGGCATCACCGAGTCCCCGGCCACCTGGGACCAGCTGCTCCAGGACGTCGAGGCGCTGAAGGCCAAGGGCATCACCCCGATCGCGCTGGCCGGTTCGCAGTCGTGGACCGAGCTGATGTGGGCGGAGTACCTGCTCGACCGCGTCGGCGGCCCCGAGGTGTTCCAGAACATCCGGGACGGCAAGAACGGCGGCTGGGAGCAGCCCGAGGTCCTGGAGGCGATGACCATGCTCAAGCAGCTCATCGACGCCGGTGCCTTCGGTGACGACTTCGCCTCGGTCGGCTACGACGTCGGTGGTGCCTCCACCATCCTCGCCGAGGGCCAGGCCGGGTTCCACCTGATGGGCTCGTGGGAGTTCACCAACCAGCTCGGGCAGAGCCCGGACTTCGTGAACGCCGGCAACCTGGGCTACGGCCCGTTCCCGGCGGTCGAGGGCGGCGCGGGTGACCCGTCGAACCTGGTCGGCAACGTGTCGAACTTCTACTCGGTGACCAAGGACTCGGACAACAAGGACGCGGCGCTGGAGTACGTGCGCACCGCCCTCACCGACGAGGACTACGTGACCGACCTGGTCGAGGCCGGCGACGTCATGCCGATCACCGGTGTCCGCGACCAGCTGGCCGCCGGCGACAACGCCGACTACACCACGACGATCTACGACCAGGTGGCCGAGGCGGCCAACTTCCAGCTCTCCTGGGACCAGGACCTGCAGTCGGACGTGGCGACCAAGATGCTGACCGAGCTGCAGAACTTCTTCCTGGGCGAGCAGACCCCGGAGGGCTTCGTCTCCGCACTCGCCGGCTGA